A single window of Vibrio sp. HB236076 DNA harbors:
- the ubiE gene encoding bifunctional demethylmenaquinone methyltransferase/2-methoxy-6-polyprenyl-1,4-benzoquinol methylase UbiE — MTDKQEPVSQSQDDTTHFGFKTVAKAEKAEKVAEVFHSVATKYDIMNDMMSLGVHRLWKRYTIDCSGVRPGQRVLDLGGGTGDLTAKFSRMVGEKGQVVLADINNSMLNVGRDKLRDRGVVGNVHYVQANAESLPFPDDYFDAITISFCLRNVTDKDKALASMFRVLKPGGRLLVLEFSKPVFDPLSKVYDAYSFHVLPRMGQLIAQDSESYRYLAESIRMHPDQDTLKGMMENVGFEQVEYFNMTGGIVALHRGYKF, encoded by the coding sequence ATGACCGATAAACAAGAGCCCGTTTCTCAATCTCAGGATGATACGACGCACTTTGGCTTTAAAACCGTGGCGAAAGCGGAAAAAGCAGAAAAAGTGGCTGAGGTGTTTCACTCCGTTGCCACTAAATACGACATTATGAATGACATGATGTCGCTTGGTGTACACCGCTTGTGGAAGCGATACACCATTGATTGCAGTGGGGTACGTCCAGGCCAGCGCGTACTCGATTTGGGTGGCGGTACGGGTGACCTGACTGCAAAGTTTTCGCGTATGGTGGGTGAGAAGGGGCAAGTCGTTCTTGCCGACATCAATAATTCTATGCTTAACGTCGGTCGTGACAAACTGCGTGATCGCGGTGTGGTTGGCAACGTACATTATGTACAGGCAAACGCGGAATCCTTGCCGTTTCCCGATGATTACTTCGATGCCATCACCATCAGTTTTTGTCTGCGCAATGTGACCGATAAAGACAAAGCGTTGGCGTCGATGTTTCGAGTGTTAAAGCCAGGTGGGCGTCTATTGGTGCTCGAGTTTTCCAAGCCGGTATTCGATCCTTTGTCAAAAGTGTACGACGCTTACTCGTTCCACGTATTGCCGCGCATGGGTCAATTGATCGCTCAAGACTCAGAAAGTTATCGTTATTTGGCTGAGTCGATTCGCATGCACCCCGATCAAGACACGCTCAAGGGAATGATGGAAAACGTCGGCTTCGAACAAGTTGAATATTTTAATATGACCGGCGGTATTGTTGCCCTGCATCGCGGCTATAAGTTCTAA
- the ubiB gene encoding ubiquinone biosynthesis regulatory protein kinase UbiB has protein sequence MTLNECKRLYRITRVLLEYGLDELLPEHQWLKFPKLARKSLFWIKNKHPDVPLGDRLRLALQALGPVWIKFGQMMSTRRDLFPPHIADPLAMLQDNVAPFDGHAAKAQIEQALGGAIETWFDHFDIKPLASASIAQVHTAQLKGSGREVVLKVIRPDIRPMIEADLRLMYRLAHIVARTLSHARRLKPVEVVKEYEKTLLDELDLRREAANAMQLRRNFADSDELYIPEVIADLSSESLMVSERIYGVQVSDIERLTALGVDMKVLAERGVRVFFTQVFRDSFFHADMHPGNVFVNPERPQDPQWIGLDCGIVGTLNSEDKRYLAENFLAFFNRDYRKVAQLHVDSGWVPQDTNIDQFESAIRVVCEPIFAKPLCDISFGHVLLNLFNTARRFNMEVQPQLVLLQKTLLYVEGLGRQLYPQLDLWQTAKPFLETWMLNQVGPQAVFRTVKERLPFWAEKLPELPELVYDSLRQGKALNQRMEQFYQGYRASKRQQAKSYFLLGVGATFMICAAILATDNDSNLAVTCASAGGLSWLLSWFFSRRS, from the coding sequence ATGACACTCAATGAGTGCAAACGCTTATATCGAATCACCCGAGTTTTACTTGAGTACGGATTAGATGAGCTTTTGCCAGAGCACCAATGGCTAAAGTTCCCTAAATTGGCCAGAAAAAGCCTTTTTTGGATCAAAAACAAGCACCCCGATGTGCCGTTAGGTGATCGCCTGCGCTTGGCCTTGCAAGCGCTTGGGCCAGTGTGGATAAAATTTGGCCAAATGATGTCGACGCGGCGAGATTTGTTTCCTCCACACATTGCTGATCCGCTGGCCATGCTGCAAGACAACGTGGCTCCCTTTGATGGCCATGCGGCAAAAGCGCAGATTGAACAGGCCTTAGGCGGGGCAATTGAAACCTGGTTTGATCATTTTGATATCAAGCCGCTTGCGTCGGCATCGATTGCCCAAGTGCACACCGCTCAACTCAAAGGCAGCGGCCGGGAAGTGGTGTTAAAAGTGATTCGTCCAGATATTCGTCCTATGATTGAAGCCGACTTGCGTTTGATGTATCGCCTAGCGCACATTGTGGCGCGCACCTTGTCTCACGCTCGCCGTCTTAAGCCTGTTGAAGTGGTCAAAGAGTACGAAAAGACATTACTCGACGAGTTGGATTTGCGACGTGAAGCGGCCAACGCCATGCAACTCAGACGCAATTTTGCCGACAGCGATGAACTGTACATCCCCGAAGTGATCGCAGATCTAAGCAGTGAGTCTTTGATGGTGTCTGAGCGAATTTACGGCGTGCAAGTGTCTGACATTGAACGATTAACGGCGTTAGGTGTCGACATGAAAGTGTTAGCAGAACGCGGCGTTCGAGTCTTTTTTACTCAGGTTTTCCGCGACAGCTTTTTTCATGCTGACATGCATCCGGGCAATGTGTTTGTCAATCCAGAGCGACCTCAAGACCCTCAGTGGATAGGGTTGGACTGTGGTATTGTCGGCACGTTGAACAGCGAAGACAAGCGCTACTTGGCAGAAAACTTTTTGGCCTTTTTTAATCGCGATTATCGCAAAGTTGCCCAATTACACGTCGATTCTGGCTGGGTACCCCAAGATACCAATATCGACCAGTTTGAAAGTGCTATTCGCGTGGTGTGTGAGCCCATTTTTGCTAAGCCGCTGTGTGATATTTCGTTTGGTCATGTATTATTGAATTTGTTTAACACGGCACGTCGCTTCAATATGGAAGTACAGCCTCAATTGGTGCTGTTGCAAAAAACTTTGTTGTATGTTGAAGGTTTGGGCCGTCAGTTGTACCCACAATTAGACTTATGGCAAACCGCCAAACCTTTTTTAGAAACGTGGATGCTAAATCAGGTTGGGCCGCAAGCGGTGTTTCGCACCGTAAAAGAACGTCTGCCGTTTTGGGCGGAAAAACTGCCCGAATTGCCAGAACTTGTTTACGATAGTCTGCGACAAGGCAAAGCGCTCAACCAGAGAATGGAGCAATTTTATCAAGGCTATCGAGCGTCAAAGCGACAGCAGGCGAAGAGTTATTTTTTGCTTGGTGTCGGCGCCACATTCATGATTTGCGCGGCGATTTTGGCGACGGACAACGATTCGAATTTAGCGGTAACTTGTGCGAGTGCTGGTGGTCTAAGTTGGTTGCTGAGCTGGTTTTTTTCGCGCCGTTCTTAG
- the tatC gene encoding twin-arginine translocase subunit TatC — MSSSDESQPLISHLLELRNRLLRAIGAVLLVFLAMVFFSNHIYEFVSAPLIEKLPQGASMIATDVAAPFFTPLKLTLISAVFVAIPFILYQVWAFVAPGLYQYEKRLIFPLLLSSSLLFYAGVAFAYFVVFPLVFGFFTAISLGGVEFATDITSYLDFVLALFMAFGIAFEVPVAIVLLCWTGITTRQSLSQKRPYIVVAAFVVGMLLTPPDIISQTLLAIPMCLLFEVGLLCARFYQAKQADEDDEAEAA; from the coding sequence ATGTCGTCCTCTGATGAGAGTCAACCACTGATCTCGCATTTACTTGAGCTGAGAAATCGATTGCTGCGCGCGATTGGCGCTGTGTTGTTGGTTTTTCTGGCGATGGTGTTTTTTTCAAACCACATATATGAATTTGTTTCCGCCCCCTTGATTGAAAAATTGCCTCAAGGGGCATCGATGATTGCCACTGATGTCGCGGCGCCTTTTTTCACGCCTTTAAAACTGACATTGATCAGTGCCGTTTTTGTGGCGATTCCCTTTATTTTGTACCAAGTCTGGGCATTTGTTGCCCCCGGTTTGTATCAATATGAAAAGCGTTTAATCTTTCCGTTGTTATTGTCGAGTTCTCTGCTGTTTTACGCGGGGGTTGCGTTTGCCTACTTTGTGGTTTTTCCACTCGTCTTTGGCTTTTTTACCGCAATCTCACTCGGAGGGGTGGAGTTCGCGACCGATATCACGAGTTATTTAGACTTCGTGTTGGCGTTATTTATGGCATTTGGTATTGCTTTTGAGGTGCCGGTAGCGATTGTTTTATTGTGCTGGACCGGGATAACAACGCGTCAATCTTTGAGTCAAAAGCGTCCTTACATTGTTGTGGCTGCCTTCGTCGTGGGGATGTTGCTGACACCGCCTGATATTATTTCTCAGACCCTGTTGGCGATCCCTATGTGCCTTTTGTTTGAAGTTGGGCTGCTGTGTGCGCGTTTTTATCAAGCAAAGCAAGCCGATGAAGACGATGAGGCAGAAGCCGCGTGA
- the hemB gene encoding porphobilinogen synthase, with protein MSVFQSGSFPARRMRRQRKHDFSRRLMAENQLTVDDLIYPVFVLEGKNQRQSIPSMPGIERLSVDLLVDEARYLAALGIPALALFPVISQEYKSLNAEEAFNAEGLIPRAVRALKQAVPELGIITDVALDPYTVHGQDGIIDEQGYVINDITTQVLVKQALSHAEAGADVVAPSDMMDGRIGAIRQALEDAGQVHTQIMAYSAKYASCYYGPFRDAIGSAGNLKGGDKKTYQMDPANSDEALQEIELDLQEGADSVMVKPGMPYLDVVRRVKDEFQVPTFAYQVSGEYAMHKAAFANGWLNEKQTVMESLLCFKRAGADGVLTYFAKQVAQWLAEDQAKMAHVLAQRPSE; from the coding sequence GTGTCTGTTTTCCAATCAGGTTCTTTCCCTGCTCGTCGTATGCGTCGCCAACGCAAACACGATTTTTCTCGTCGCTTAATGGCTGAAAATCAACTCACGGTTGATGACCTTATTTATCCTGTGTTTGTACTTGAAGGTAAAAATCAACGTCAATCTATCCCCTCAATGCCGGGAATTGAACGTTTGTCCGTCGATTTATTGGTTGACGAAGCTCGTTACTTGGCGGCGTTAGGCATTCCGGCTTTAGCGCTGTTTCCGGTTATTTCCCAAGAGTATAAATCGCTCAATGCAGAAGAAGCCTTCAATGCAGAGGGATTGATCCCTCGTGCCGTCCGCGCTTTAAAACAGGCGGTTCCTGAACTGGGTATTATTACCGATGTAGCGTTGGATCCTTACACAGTTCACGGGCAAGATGGCATCATTGATGAGCAAGGTTATGTGATCAATGACATCACAACACAGGTATTAGTTAAGCAGGCTTTATCTCATGCCGAAGCCGGGGCCGATGTTGTTGCCCCTTCCGATATGATGGATGGTCGTATTGGCGCTATCCGTCAAGCCTTAGAAGACGCTGGGCAAGTGCACACGCAAATCATGGCTTATTCGGCGAAATACGCGTCTTGTTACTATGGACCATTTCGAGATGCGATTGGCTCTGCCGGTAACTTAAAAGGCGGCGATAAAAAAACCTATCAAATGGACCCCGCGAACAGCGATGAAGCGCTTCAAGAGATTGAGCTAGATCTGCAAGAAGGGGCAGACAGCGTTATGGTCAAACCCGGTATGCCTTATCTCGATGTTGTACGACGTGTCAAAGATGAGTTTCAAGTCCCGACGTTTGCTTACCAAGTCTCGGGTGAGTATGCGATGCACAAAGCGGCCTTTGCCAATGGTTGGCTGAACGAAAAACAAACGGTCATGGAGTCCTTGTTGTGTTTTAAGCGCGCTGGGGCTGATGGTGTGTTAACGTATTTTGCTAAGCAGGTCGCTCAGTGGTTAGCGGAAGATCAAGCAAAAATGGCGCATGTGCTGGCGCAGCGTCCCAGTGAGTAG
- the tatA gene encoding twin-arginine translocase TatA/TatE family subunit, which produces MGGISVWQLLIIAVIVALLFGTKKLRGMGSDLGGAIKGFKKALNEDDSAAKSQHDADFNGSELSKPAQKSTDNDKQG; this is translated from the coding sequence ATGGGTGGCATTAGTGTTTGGCAACTTCTGATCATTGCGGTCATTGTTGCTCTGTTGTTTGGGACGAAAAAGTTGCGCGGCATGGGCAGTGATTTAGGTGGCGCGATCAAAGGATTTAAAAAAGCACTCAACGAAGACGACAGTGCGGCAAAGTCTCAACATGACGCCGATTTTAATGGCAGTGAATTGTCTAAACCGGCGCAAAAAAGCACCGACAACGACAAGCAGGGCTAA
- the tatB gene encoding Sec-independent protein translocase protein TatB: MFDIGFWELVLIFVIALVVLGPERLPFAIRNVARFIGNARRMANVVKDELSQELQMQELKEDLEQAKRNSIGLDAAMQEVKSTFDEVEAVSSKAASGPERHAESAPASLDTGKTAKSEQTRHRDDTVEPSVADSASQQK, translated from the coding sequence GTGTTTGATATCGGTTTTTGGGAGCTGGTATTAATTTTTGTGATTGCGCTTGTGGTTCTGGGACCAGAGCGTTTGCCTTTTGCCATTCGCAATGTCGCGCGTTTTATTGGCAATGCACGTCGTATGGCCAATGTCGTCAAAGACGAATTGTCACAAGAGTTGCAGATGCAAGAGCTCAAAGAGGATTTAGAGCAAGCCAAGCGCAATAGCATTGGTTTAGATGCCGCAATGCAAGAGGTGAAGTCCACGTTTGATGAGGTGGAGGCTGTTTCCTCAAAGGCTGCGTCTGGTCCTGAGCGCCATGCCGAATCGGCTCCGGCGTCTTTAGACACAGGAAAAACGGCCAAGTCTGAGCAGACGCGACACCGTGACGACACCGTCGAACCATCCGTGGCGGATAGCGCTTCGCAACAAAAATAG
- a CDS encoding TatD family hydrolase encodes MIDTHAHIYAQEFDQDRDDVIARAQAQGIELILMPNIDIDSIAAMLNTEQAYPNLCRSMMGLHPCYVKEDYQQALTIIESYFDKHPFVAVGEIGLDLYWDKTFHEQQIDAFNVQLEWAKQRNLPVVIHTRDSIDESLEVVAKQQDGRLKGVFHCFGGSVEQAKAIKDIGFHVGLGGVSTFKNGGMDSVIPHLDMDYVVLETDSPYLAPVPNRGKRNEPAWTQLVGQRVAELRGLSLAELDAITTRNAKQLFSL; translated from the coding sequence ATGATAGATACCCATGCCCATATTTACGCTCAAGAGTTCGATCAAGATAGAGACGATGTGATCGCAAGAGCTCAGGCACAGGGCATTGAACTGATCCTAATGCCCAATATTGATATTGATTCCATTGCTGCGATGTTAAACACCGAACAAGCTTACCCCAATCTATGTCGCTCAATGATGGGCCTACATCCTTGCTATGTCAAAGAAGATTATCAGCAAGCGTTAACCATCATAGAGTCTTACTTTGACAAACACCCGTTTGTGGCAGTGGGTGAAATCGGCCTTGATTTGTACTGGGATAAAACGTTCCACGAGCAGCAAATTGACGCTTTTAACGTGCAGCTTGAATGGGCAAAACAACGCAACTTACCTGTGGTGATCCACACTCGAGACTCTATCGATGAAAGCCTAGAGGTTGTTGCCAAACAACAAGACGGACGACTAAAAGGCGTATTTCACTGTTTTGGCGGCAGTGTAGAGCAAGCGAAAGCGATCAAGGATATCGGCTTTCACGTAGGCCTTGGCGGTGTATCGACGTTTAAAAACGGCGGCATGGATAGCGTCATCCCACACCTAGATATGGACTACGTGGTGTTGGAAACCGACAGCCCCTATCTGGCGCCAGTCCCTAATCGCGGTAAGCGCAATGAGCCGGCTTGGACTCAACTGGTCGGCCAGCGTGTTGCGGAGCTAAGGGGATTGTCATTAGCAGAGCTTGATGCCATCACGACGCGAAACGCCAAGCAATTATTTTCCTTATAA
- a CDS encoding SCP2 domain-containing protein has protein sequence MPFDALVTGLVEVSLNRFIQDDSELSRRLGRLKGQAIQIHLIELDKSITFLFSQQIDVLAHYEGEVDCYLSLSLSVLPQLKDHANITQLIKQDKLILEGDVQLAQKFANLLNDSRPDLAEWLSRYLGDIAAHQLVSSGEQGLQRLKHQADRQQRYIGQVLTEEWRVAPPALEIAYFCDQVDDLRSSAARFEARLQRIMEKL, from the coding sequence ATGCCTTTTGACGCCTTAGTGACAGGTCTTGTCGAGGTGAGTTTAAATCGTTTCATTCAGGACGACAGTGAACTCAGTCGACGACTTGGCCGTTTAAAAGGCCAAGCGATTCAAATTCATTTGATTGAGCTCGACAAAAGCATAACGTTTTTGTTTAGTCAGCAAATCGACGTGTTGGCCCATTATGAAGGCGAAGTGGACTGCTACTTATCCCTGTCTTTAAGTGTGTTGCCGCAATTAAAAGACCACGCCAACATTACCCAGCTGATCAAGCAAGATAAATTAATTCTCGAAGGCGATGTCCAACTGGCGCAAAAATTTGCCAATTTGCTCAATGACAGTCGACCAGATTTGGCCGAATGGTTATCTCGTTACCTCGGTGATATCGCCGCACACCAACTGGTGTCTAGTGGCGAACAAGGTTTGCAACGCTTAAAACACCAAGCCGATCGACAGCAGCGTTATATCGGCCAGGTATTGACCGAAGAATGGCGCGTTGCACCTCCGGCGCTTGAGATCGCGTATTTTTGCGATCAGGTCGATGACTTGCGTTCCAGTGCGGCCCGTTTTGAGGCTCGTTTACAACGAATCATGGAGAAGTTATGA
- the polA gene encoding DNA polymerase I translates to MATIPDNPLILIDGSSYLYRAFHAYPGTMSNGEIPTNAVYGVINMLRSMMRQFSSERIAVVFDAKGKTFRDDMFADYKANRPPMPDDLRCQIEPLHQVIHAMGLPLICEPGVEADDVIGTLAAQASAKGMPVLISTGDKDMAQLVDDNITLINTMTNVVMDRQGVEEKFGIPPELIIDYLALMGDKVDNIPGVPGVGEKTATALLQGIGGLDSLYQRLDDIAELGFRGSKSMAKKLVDNKEAAYLSYQLATIKLDVELAETPESLHKKEPNIDELVKLYGQLSFKSWLNELLDGGSPVIETRAQQAEAQQAAAEESQTVAANINASEYQMVLTESDFVAWLEKLEQCERFAFDTETDSLNYMQANLVGVSFAIEAGKAVYVPVAHDYLDAPEQLDRDWVVEKLKPILENPAIGKIGQHIKYDANVLARYDVHLQGICDDTMLASYVYNSVGGKHDMDSLALRFLQHACVSFEQIAGKGKNQRTFNQIELEQAAVYAAEDADVTLQLQQNINALLEKNSELTAIYRDIEVPLISVLARMEQTGVYIDDMLLSAQSQEIATRLDELEKQAFEMAGQEFNLSSPKQLQTILFEKMALPVIKKTPSGTPSTNEEVLQELALDYPLPKLLLEYRGLAKLKSTYTDKLPKMIDPTTGRVHTSYHQAVTATGRLSSTEPNLQNIPIRNAAGRRIRQAFVAEHGHKILAVDYSQIELRIMAHLSGDDALLSAFQQGKDIHAATAAEIFAVSIDEVSSEQRRRAKAVNFGLIYGMSAFGLAKQLGIPRAEAQQYMDTYFERYPGVLQYMEDTRATAAEKGYVETIFGRRLHLPEIRSRNGMRRKAAERAAINAPMQGTAADIIKKAMLLVDAWIEQEGQGKVKLLMQVHDELVLEVKESDLASVSEKIQALMASAADLSVPLIAEAGHGDNWDEAH, encoded by the coding sequence ATGGCCACGATTCCAGATAATCCATTGATATTGATTGATGGCTCATCCTATTTGTACCGAGCATTCCACGCTTATCCAGGTACGATGAGCAATGGCGAGATCCCGACCAATGCGGTCTATGGGGTAATTAATATGCTGCGCAGTATGATGAGGCAGTTCTCATCGGAGCGCATTGCTGTCGTTTTTGACGCCAAGGGCAAAACCTTTCGCGACGATATGTTTGCAGATTACAAAGCCAATCGTCCCCCAATGCCCGACGATTTGCGTTGTCAAATTGAGCCATTACATCAAGTGATTCATGCGATGGGCTTGCCATTGATTTGTGAACCCGGTGTTGAAGCCGACGATGTGATTGGCACACTCGCTGCTCAGGCATCAGCTAAGGGCATGCCTGTTTTGATCAGCACGGGTGATAAGGACATGGCGCAATTAGTCGACGATAACATCACGCTGATCAACACCATGACCAATGTCGTGATGGATCGTCAAGGCGTGGAAGAAAAGTTTGGTATTCCACCTGAACTCATCATCGACTACCTCGCCTTGATGGGCGATAAAGTGGATAACATTCCCGGTGTCCCTGGTGTGGGGGAAAAAACCGCGACCGCTTTGCTCCAGGGGATCGGTGGCCTAGACAGTCTTTACCAGCGGTTAGACGACATTGCCGAGCTTGGCTTTCGGGGTTCAAAGTCGATGGCGAAAAAATTGGTCGACAACAAAGAGGCGGCGTATTTATCGTATCAATTAGCGACGATAAAACTGGACGTTGAGCTAGCCGAAACCCCAGAGAGTCTACACAAAAAAGAGCCCAATATTGATGAGTTGGTGAAATTGTATGGGCAGTTGTCGTTTAAGTCTTGGTTAAACGAATTACTCGATGGCGGTTCGCCGGTTATCGAAACGCGTGCCCAGCAAGCTGAAGCACAACAAGCGGCGGCAGAAGAAAGTCAAACGGTTGCGGCCAATATTAATGCCAGTGAATACCAAATGGTGTTGACGGAGTCTGACTTTGTGGCCTGGTTGGAAAAGCTCGAGCAATGTGAACGTTTTGCTTTTGATACCGAAACCGATAGCTTGAACTACATGCAAGCAAACTTGGTTGGGGTTTCCTTTGCGATTGAAGCCGGTAAAGCCGTCTATGTTCCGGTGGCGCACGATTACCTCGATGCACCAGAACAATTGGATCGCGATTGGGTGGTTGAGAAACTCAAGCCCATTTTAGAAAACCCCGCCATTGGTAAGATTGGCCAGCATATTAAATACGATGCCAATGTATTGGCGCGCTATGATGTTCATTTACAAGGCATCTGTGACGATACCATGCTGGCTTCTTATGTTTATAACAGTGTTGGCGGTAAACACGATATGGACAGCTTGGCGCTGCGTTTCTTACAACACGCCTGCGTTTCCTTTGAGCAAATTGCGGGCAAAGGTAAGAATCAACGCACCTTTAATCAAATTGAGCTCGAGCAAGCCGCGGTTTACGCAGCAGAAGATGCGGATGTGACTTTGCAATTACAGCAAAATATCAATGCGCTACTTGAAAAAAACAGCGAGTTGACCGCGATCTATCGCGATATTGAAGTGCCGTTGATTTCGGTGTTGGCCCGTATGGAGCAAACCGGGGTCTACATTGATGACATGTTACTAAGTGCTCAGTCGCAAGAGATTGCCACTCGTCTTGATGAGTTAGAAAAGCAGGCCTTTGAGATGGCAGGGCAAGAGTTTAACCTGAGCTCGCCAAAGCAATTGCAAACCATTTTATTTGAAAAAATGGCCCTGCCGGTGATCAAGAAAACGCCGTCTGGAACGCCTTCGACCAACGAAGAAGTATTGCAAGAGTTGGCACTGGATTACCCCTTGCCTAAATTATTACTCGAGTATCGCGGTCTGGCTAAACTCAAGTCGACATACACGGATAAGTTACCGAAGATGATTGACCCAACAACCGGTCGTGTTCATACCTCTTATCACCAAGCCGTTACCGCGACAGGGCGCTTGTCATCGACAGAGCCTAACTTACAAAATATTCCGATTCGCAACGCCGCCGGTCGCCGCATTCGCCAAGCGTTTGTTGCCGAACATGGCCATAAAATTTTAGCGGTCGATTACTCACAAATTGAATTGCGTATTATGGCGCACTTATCTGGCGATGACGCCTTGCTAAGTGCCTTCCAGCAAGGCAAAGACATTCATGCGGCAACAGCGGCAGAGATCTTCGCGGTGAGTATCGATGAGGTGAGCTCGGAGCAAAGACGCCGTGCAAAAGCGGTTAATTTCGGCCTTATCTATGGTATGAGTGCCTTTGGTCTTGCGAAACAGTTGGGGATTCCTCGAGCAGAAGCGCAGCAGTATATGGATACCTATTTTGAGCGTTATCCCGGTGTTTTACAGTACATGGAAGACACTCGTGCAACGGCGGCAGAGAAGGGGTACGTGGAAACCATTTTTGGTCGTCGCTTACATTTACCAGAAATTCGTTCGCGCAATGGCATGCGTCGTAAAGCGGCAGAGCGCGCGGCGATCAATGCGCCAATGCAAGGCACAGCGGCCGATATCATCAAGAAAGCGATGTTGCTTGTCGATGCGTGGATTGAACAAGAAGGTCAAGGCAAGGTTAAGCTACTCATGCAAGTACACGATGAATTGGTGCTTGAGGTGAAAGAATCTGATCTGGCAAGCGTCAGTGAGAAAATCCAAGCTTTGATGGCCTCAGCGGCGGACTTATCTGTACCGCTGATCGCAGAAGCCGGTCACGGCGACAACTGGGATGAAGCGCACTAA
- the rmuC gene encoding DNA recombination protein RmuC, translating into MQWIFDNAQWLTAVLASAGVAGAVASWWTRQKQLGQVQKLSYQIESDTRFYQQQIEQLKHSVAEANQELEALDSERDQAAHELKQTHGKMMAVMEKLRYFEAVKQERQQAIDALSEAREDKSRLATQLREQQVRFEQIQQSQQEKIALLEQAEERLKQQFEHLANQVFDEKSAKVDQQNRQSLEAILTPLREQLDGFRKQVNDSFHVESKERHTLVHELKNLQRLNEQMAQEALNLTQALKGDNKQQGNWGEVVLARVLAESGLREGHEYHTQVPLNNALGKRYQPDVVVNLPDDKQVVIDAKMALVAYERYFHAETDAERDRALRDHLLALRAHIKGLSHKDYHQLKGIRSLDYVLMFIPVEPAFQVAISADPSLVKDAMEHNIILVSPTTLLVALRTIDNLWRNERQNENAQHIAERASKLYDKVRLFVDDMQQLGASLDKANQSFQGAMNKLSTGRGNIVRQAESFKQLGVEVKRPIASEVTEQAQRDGIYANDPQTERQQLEDKVN; encoded by the coding sequence ATGCAATGGATATTTGACAACGCCCAGTGGTTAACTGCTGTCCTGGCCAGTGCCGGTGTCGCTGGGGCTGTCGCGAGTTGGTGGACGCGACAAAAACAGCTTGGCCAAGTGCAAAAGCTGAGCTACCAAATTGAGTCTGATACGCGCTTTTACCAACAACAAATTGAGCAACTCAAGCACTCTGTTGCTGAGGCCAATCAAGAGCTCGAAGCATTAGACAGCGAACGAGATCAAGCCGCCCATGAGCTCAAGCAAACCCACGGAAAAATGATGGCAGTGATGGAAAAGCTGCGCTACTTTGAGGCCGTGAAACAAGAGCGACAACAAGCGATTGATGCGCTGAGTGAGGCTCGTGAAGACAAGTCCCGCCTCGCCACACAACTGCGTGAGCAACAAGTGCGTTTTGAGCAAATACAACAGTCTCAGCAGGAAAAAATCGCCTTACTTGAACAAGCCGAAGAGAGGTTAAAGCAGCAATTTGAGCACTTGGCCAATCAAGTGTTTGATGAAAAGAGTGCCAAAGTTGACCAACAAAATCGCCAGAGTTTAGAAGCCATATTGACACCGCTACGCGAGCAATTAGATGGTTTTCGAAAGCAAGTTAACGATAGCTTTCACGTTGAATCGAAAGAGCGGCACACCTTGGTGCACGAGCTCAAAAACTTGCAGCGACTCAATGAACAAATGGCGCAAGAAGCCCTTAATTTGACCCAAGCTTTAAAAGGTGACAACAAACAACAAGGCAATTGGGGTGAAGTGGTGCTGGCACGCGTGTTAGCAGAGTCGGGCCTGCGCGAAGGCCACGAATATCATACTCAAGTCCCGCTCAACAATGCATTGGGCAAGCGTTATCAGCCCGATGTGGTGGTGAACCTGCCCGATGATAAACAAGTCGTGATCGATGCGAAAATGGCCTTAGTCGCCTATGAGCGGTATTTTCACGCCGAGACGGATGCCGAGCGCGACCGAGCGTTGCGCGATCATTTGTTGGCGTTGCGTGCCCACATTAAAGGCCTGAGTCACAAAGACTATCATCAGCTCAAGGGCATTCGCAGTTTGGATTACGTGCTGATGTTTATTCCGGTTGAGCCCGCTTTTCAAGTGGCGATTTCGGCGGATCCGAGCTTGGTTAAAGACGCAATGGAACACAATATTATTTTGGTCAGTCCAACGACATTACTAGTTGCACTGCGTACTATCGATAATTTATGGCGCAACGAAAGACAGAACGAAAATGCGCAGCACATCGCCGAGAGAGCCAGCAAGTTGTACGACAAAGTTCGCTTGTTCGTCGATGATATGCAGCAACTCGGTGCATCGCTTGACAAAGCCAATCAGAGTTTTCAAGGGGCGATGAATAAATTGTCGACCGGTCGAGGCAATATAGTGCGTCAAGCGGAGAGCTTTAAGCAGCTTGGCGTCGAAGTGAAAAGACCGATCGCGAGTGAGGTGACAGAGCAAGCACAACGCGACGGAATTTATGCAAATGACCCGCAGACAGAAAGACAACAGCTAGAGGATAAAGTAAACTAG